A section of the Eriocheir sinensis breed Jianghai 21 chromosome 62, ASM2467909v1, whole genome shotgun sequence genome encodes:
- the LOC126986528 gene encoding uncharacterized protein LOC126986528 → MYDHRSGPPPRPTTPPRAMANTTDDVTIVQEYFPALRRVRVMHCGELMELLDSCRGRLAGRFRYVPPAVKHSFRLSPGQGVQLWVRERPPHSLYCPPEKCTDAMVHAVLLYRGLDGEYCFFDSNFATAPTPEVMAAVTRSGTSRVHYLLERPGIQGVGVATCQYYCLALMSFIVQHPNLPTSWLIREFVEAMQPQRDVKAVRLSREIFREAGIVTYFESAGTRVHGSYQPASRPYAVHGRCQPTTVHVRYQSTTVPEPVHGRYQPVSVRKTERDRRRTMKRQRISNRCPKTQEQIGSLLTPVSGQ, encoded by the exons ATGTATGACCACCGGAGCGGACCTCCTCCTCGCCCGACGACACCACCCCGCGCGATGGCCAACACGACAGACGACGTCACAATAGTGCAGGAGTACTTCCCGGCCCTGCGGCGCGTACGGGTCATGCATTGTGGAGAGCTCATGGAGTTACTGGACTCTTGCCGAGGCCGTCTTGCCGGAAGGTTCCGCTACGTCCCTCCCGCCGTGAAACACTCCTTCAGGCTGTCCCCTGGCCAAGGAGTGCAGCTGTGGGTGAGGGAGCGGCCACCCCACTCCCTCTACTGCCCCCCCGAGAAGTGCACCGATGCCATGGTGCACGCCGTGCTGCTCTACCGCGGCCTGGACGGAGAATACTGCTTCTTTGACAGCAACTTTGCCACCGCCCCGACCCCCGAG GTGATGGCGGCCGTGACCCGCTCCGGCACGAGTCGCGTTCACTACCTTCTCGAGCGGCCCGGCATCCAGGGCGTGGGCGTCGCCACGTGCCAGTACTACTGCCTGGCCCTCATGAGCTTCATCGTGCAGCACCCAAACCTGCCCACCAGCTGGCTCATCAGGGAGTTTGTCGAGGCCATGCAGCCACAGCGGGACGTGAAGGCGGTGCGTCTCAGCCGGGAGATTTTTCGAGAGGCGGGCATCGTCACGTACTTTGAGAGCGCCGGCACGCGCGTGCATGGGAGCTACCAACCTGCCAGCAGGCCTTACGCTGTGCATGGACGCTGCCAGCCTACCACCGTGCATGTGCGCTACCAGTCTACCACCGTGCCTGAGCCCGTGCATGGGCGCTACCAGCCTGTCAGCGTCAGGAAGACGGAGCGTGACAGAAGGAGGACTATGAAGAGGCAGCGCATTTCAAACAGGTGCCCGAAGACGCAGGAACAGATCGGGTCGCTGCTGACGCCCGTGAGTGGGCAGTGA